The segment TTAGTATAAAAGCGGAACCTTTAATGGACCTTTAATGAGGAAAAAAAAATGGGACAGTGTACCTGTCCCTTAATCCCCTATTCCTGCAGGTGGGGTTTCACTCCAAGTTTGACCCCCATCTGTTGAATACATCTTTTTGCCGTCTATTCTTTTCACCATTACACCATTTTCTTTATCACCTAAACCGCCACCTCCTTCTCCATTTCTCATTATGTAAGTGTTGCTTTCATCCGTGTTAGGATTGTTTGAGGTAGATTGAATGAATAAAAGTAATGCAGATAATCCTACTATTACTAAAAACAGTAATACGACAACAAATTTCAGGGCATTTACACTGTTCAAATGGAATCCCTCCGTTCTAGGATTTTTTGTTACATCCTCATTGTATGGGCCTGACCTTTAATGAACCTTTAATAGGAAACAGTAAGTTTATTTTTATAGAAAATGGGAGGGGGCCAGTTCTTATAAATAATCCATAAAAAAACTCCGGTTCCCATTCAACCGGAGTTTTTCTTAAGTTGTTCAATTTAGTTTTAATTCAAAAGTAAATGTCGTACCGTTTTTTGTACTTTCCACATAGATGATGCCACCTGAGCGTTCAATGATGGCTTTAGCTATGGATAATCCTAGACCATACCCACCCGTTTCTTTTGATCTCGATGGATCACTGCGGTAAAAGCGATCAAATATTCTTGTCATTTTATCTGCAGGTATCCCTTCCCCACTGTTTGTAACAGAGAATACGGCATGGTTTTTTACTTTTTTCAATGAAATATCTACCTGCCCCTTTTTATTCGTATACTTAGCTGCATTATCCAGTAATATTAATATAGCCTGCTGAATTCTCTCACTATCGCCTTTTGCAACTATATCTGGTTCTATCGTCTGGGTCAGGTTTATCCCTTTTTCAAATAAAACAGCTTCCATAGAAGCGATGACATCTAATACAGTATTGCTGATTTCTAAAGGTATTTGATCTTCATAGGTGTCCTCCACCTTGGCAAGGTATAACATATCATTTACTAGTTTTCCCATTCGTCCTGTTTCGGATTGAATATAGTCAATCCACTTCTTTTGACTATTTATTGTATCTTGCCCGTTTGCAAGCAAGGCGTCTGTATTCGCATTAATAATCGCAAGAGGTGTTTTTAGTTCATGGGAAGCGTCAGCGACAAATTGCTTTTGCTTATCCCAGCTTTCTTCAATCGGACGGATAGAACGATTGGCAAAATAGAAACTGATACCGAATAAAATAAATAGCATCGCGATTCCTACAAAAAGAAAGGTGATGAGGAGTTCTTTCAGCGTGTTGCTTGAATCGGTGATATCTAAATATTTTATCTGATAATAGTCGTTAAAATTGTTAATTTGTTCATTGCCATTAAAGCGCAGGATCTTTCTATTTCCCAGTTGCGATATCCTATATTGCCACTTTCTGTTTTCCAGGTTGATTGTTCCATCTTGCTTTCCTGCACTCCATGTTTTTTCAGCGAATTCCTCAAAAACCTCACTTGGTAAATCAAGATAGGATAAGACTTCTTTTACCTGTCCATCCTTATCAACTAAAAGGGCAAATGACTGTGAATATTCAATCGGAATCCTTACAACCATTTTCGAATCAGGATTATTTTGTTGAAAAGGAGCATGCCGTAAAGCCGCTTGTGATAATAACGGGATAGATTCTAATTTGTTTTGGTTTTCTTTCTGTATATTCGTGTACGTGATAATGTAAATGGCCCCAAATGCAGTAATCATCACTAACGAAATCATCATCATATTAAGTAATAGCAATTTGTTTCGCAGTTTCTTAAACATCTCTTATCCCAGCCTCTGCAACGGTAAGAACATATCCCGTACCGCGTATAGCTTTAATCCTCACAACGGAATGTAGTTGCGACAATTTTTTTCTTAAAAAAGACACATATACTTGAACATGGCTACCCTCTGTCTCCGATTCATAGCCCCATAGTTTTTCTATTATTGTGTTTGTAGGAAGTATCATTTTTTTGTGCTTTAAAAGAAGCTCCAACAACTGACCCTCCTTTAAAGTCAAATGATAGGACTTGTTCCCACACCACAAATCAAGCTTTAGCGGATTATACTCAAGATCCTCAAATCGTAAAATATTGTCATGGATCAGTTCACCCTTCCGTCGTCCTAGTGCCCTTAACCTTGCCAATAACTCATCTGTTTGAAATGGCTTTGCTAAATAATCGTCAGCACCACTGTCAAGCCCCCGTACCTTATCCTCCGTGTCACCCTTCGCCGTAAGCAAAATGACAGGAGTCGCGATACCACTATTTCGCAGTTCCCTTAGCACACTGATCCCATCAAGCATCGGCAACATAATATCAAGGACGATCATATCATAAATACCGGACATGGCACAGTCGAGGCCATATTGACCGTCGTGGGCCAAATCTATACTATAATTATTCTTCTTAAGCACCTGTGCGATTGCTTCTGCCATACGGCGCTCATCTTCCACTAATAAGACTCTCATCTTGCACACCTCTTTATGAAACGTATCCTATTGCCAAAACGAGGCAAGTTACGCCTCTATGTTAATTTTAATGTAACCTTTTGGGTGGTAATCAATGGATATATTATAACCTTTGAACCTTAAACGAAACTTTAATTGGTTTTATGTTCCTATTGCGATGCAGGAGATTCTGTCAATACCATTTGTAACTCTTCGATTTGATACGAATATTCTTTAGCCTAACTTATTGATTATTCGCATTCTAATATTTCCATCACTTATTCGAGAATAATGTCCAGATACACAAAAGACGCGTTTCTCAATACAAACTCCCTTCTGAGGATAAAAACTTTGAGTTTAGCCTTTATTGTAAAGAATTTAAAATTTCAATCTTGCTGAAGCAATAACTCTATAAATAAAATCGTTGTATTAACTAATGTAGATATTAAAGAATGGAGAAGAGAAAATGTATTGTAAACAACTCAAGTATTACCAGCGATAGTTCATCCTACTAAATGTTGCATGCGCACACTTACAACAACATCATTCTCAAATACATCCAGCCCACACAAATATCGTTAATCATACGAATGTACAGAATCAACATTAGCAAATCAAACAACCGGTCAAGATATTTATATGGGGCATGGACCAAGTGTAGCAGGTGCGTATATGCCGGGAGCAATGCCATGACAGGTAGCAGGTGAGTATATACCAGAGCAAGCAGCAGGTGCTTATTCACCCATGAAGCCAGCAACAGGTTATGGTGGTGCTTGTTGTCATTCAAGTTATAGGAAGGGATTTTTTCGTTAATTCATAACTTCTTAATGGAAAAGGTCGAGTAGGCTCATGATGAAATACTTTTGTCTACTCGACCTTTTTCAAGCGAGATCACTAAATGACCCCTTAAATAATATATAGCACAATTCTTGCTACAGAATTGCGCTATATATTATAGTAAACTGAGAACAAGGTAAGATTTCATGTGGAGGATAAGTAGGATGTTACTGTCTACCTTAATCTTATTATTACGAAGAAAAGATATTTCCATGAATTGATGAATAAAAAATACATGCACGAATATTGATGCTCGTTAATTTTTCTTCAATAAAAGCGCCCGATCGTATTATAAGGTCAACCGGAAGTATTATATTCTGGTTGACCAATTTTTTATAGGTTATTCTTTAGGTAGTCGGGGTAGGACGTAAGCGCCCGTGGGACCTGATCCCGTCCGTAATAATGTCTACCCCCTACTTGTAGAAACATGTTTGAGGCTGGTTGGGGCACAGACCCCGAATAACAAGCGAAGCTATGACACTACAAGATAGACAGGGGCTACCGACAAATCTACTAATAGGAGACGTGATAATTTATGGATCCAGTGATTGGCCTGGATGTTGCAAAAGGAGAAAGCCAAGTTCAAGCTTTCCTGGCAAGAAAGCAACCTTTCGGGAAGACCTTTAAGTTTAAGCATGATACCAATGGTATGGGTGATTTTTTTATGTTTTACAAAGAAGTGGAATTACATGCAGAATCTAAACCGGTTGTTGTGTTTGAGTCTACAGGGCACTATCATGAACCAATTTTACAGTATTTTGAGGAAAGAAAGATTACTTACTACTTAGTGAATCCAGTAGTTTCTTACGAAACGAAAAAAGTAGTCTTCGAAAAGTAAAGTCAGACCCTGCCGATGCGAAACACCTGTGTGAAATGTATTACAAAGAGGACTTAGTAGCTTATAAACGGGAAATGTGTACAAACAATGAATTTGAGAAATTTATGTAGACAACACGATTCTCTAACACGTAACTATGTACAACTGAAACTTCAGTTCCAAACGATAATGGATCAAGTATTCCCTGAGTATAAATTAGTTTATAGTAATTTATACTCACCTCTTTCCTTAAGAACGTTACGCCTCTATCCTACTTCTCATGAAGTATTAAAGATTCCAACGGATGAGCTAGCCAAGGAGATGCATGGACTAGGAGGAAAGAGATCGTATGGTTGGTTTTATGAAAAGGCTTTGAAGTTAAAAGAAGCAGCCGAACGAAATCCCTTTAAGAAAACGTTGTATCAAAGCCATTTGGTTACACTAAAAATGTATATTCAAATGATTCTTCAACAACGAGAGTTTTTGAACGTACTAGAGCAGGAGATAGAGACGTTAGCGAAGCAGTTTGAGGAGTAAGAGATTCTTACATCCATCCCTGGAGTAGGTACCAAAATTGTAGCCACTCTAATTTCTGAAATAGGTGATATCACACAATTTAGTCATCCCAAGAAACTAGTAGCCTATGCAGGAATTGATCCAAGGGTATTCCAATCTGGTAAGTTTACGGCTACGATAAACCGGATAACCAAAAGAGGATCTACGAAGCTACGTCAGACCCTCTATACAGCTGTTCAGTGCGGACTCACCAACAACCGTAATGTGAAAATTCGAGAGTAT is part of the Sutcliffiella sp. FSL R7-0096 genome and harbors:
- a CDS encoding HAMP domain-containing sensor histidine kinase, translating into MFKKLRNKLLLLNMMMISLVMITAFGAIYIITYTNIQKENQNKLESIPLLSQAALRHAPFQQNNPDSKMVVRIPIEYSQSFALLVDKDGQVKEVLSYLDLPSEVFEEFAEKTWSAGKQDGTINLENRKWQYRISQLGNRKILRFNGNEQINNFNDYYQIKYLDITDSSNTLKELLITFLFVGIAMLFILFGISFYFANRSIRPIEESWDKQKQFVADASHELKTPLAIINANTDALLANGQDTINSQKKWIDYIQSETGRMGKLVNDMLYLAKVEDTYEDQIPLEISNTVLDVIASMEAVLFEKGINLTQTIEPDIVAKGDSERIQQAILILLDNAAKYTNKKGQVDISLKKVKNHAVFSVTNSGEGIPADKMTRIFDRFYRSDPSRSKETGGYGLGLSIAKAIIERSGGIIYVESTKNGTTFTFELKLN
- a CDS encoding response regulator transcription factor; translated protein: MRVLLVEDERRMAEAIAQVLKKNNYSIDLAHDGQYGLDCAMSGIYDMIVLDIMLPMLDGISVLRELRNSGIATPVILLTAKGDTEDKVRGLDSGADDYLAKPFQTDELLARLRALGRRKGELIHDNILRFEDLEYNPLKLDLWCGNKSYHLTLKEGQLLELLLKHKKMILPTNTIIEKLWGYESETEGSHVQVYVSFLRKKLSQLHSVVRIKAIRGTGYVLTVAEAGIRDV